A window from Gemmatimonadaceae bacterium encodes these proteins:
- the rplJ gene encoding 50S ribosomal protein L10 translates to MKRSDKDQLVAELKAKLDGADAVYYTDFTGLNVKAMTTLRRRFRKAGVEYVVIKNTLALRAVNEAGLTGTKLKGPTGVVVTKDAIGAAKLLSDFAKENDSKPAIKGGIYEGAVIDEATVKKLASLPTRDEALSILVGTFNSVLMMFALALDARKTQVEGSN, encoded by the coding sequence ATGAAGCGATCCGACAAGGACCAGCTCGTCGCCGAGCTGAAGGCCAAGCTCGATGGCGCCGACGCGGTCTACTATACCGACTTCACCGGGCTGAACGTGAAGGCGATGACGACCCTCCGCCGCCGCTTCCGCAAGGCCGGCGTGGAGTACGTGGTCATCAAGAACACGCTCGCCCTGCGTGCGGTCAACGAGGCCGGCCTGACCGGCACGAAGCTGAAGGGCCCGACCGGCGTCGTCGTGACGAAGGATGCCATCGGCGCCGCGAAGCTCCTCAGCGATTTCGCCAAGGAGAACGACTCGAAGCCTGCGATCAAGGGCGGCATCTATGAAGGCGCCGTCATCGACGAGGCGACGGTCAAGAAGCTCGCGTCGCTTCCGACGCGCGATGAGGCCCTCTCGATCCTCGTCGGCACGTTCAACAGCGTGCTGATGATGTTCGCGCTGGCGCTCGATGCGCGGAAGACGCAGGTCGAAGGTTCAAACTGA